A segment of the Allosaccharopolyspora coralli genome:
AAGCAGGCCACCGCCCGGACCGCTGTCGCCACCGGCGTGGTCCGCACGACCCGCGACGTCATGGCGCTGCTGCGGCGGGACGGGTTGCCCAAAGGCGACGCGCTCGCCACCGCCCGTCTCGCGGGAATCATGGCCGCCAAACGCACTCCGGATCTGGTGCCGCTGTGCCACCCCATCGCGCTCAGTGGTGTCACGGTCGAGCTCGAGCCCGGCGAGGACAACGTGACCATCACGGCCACCGTCCGCACGACGGACCGCACCGGGGTGGAGATGGAGGCGCTCACCGCCGTCACCGGCGCCGGACTCGCCCTGCACGACATGATCAAGGCCGTCGACCCGGCCGCCGTCCTCGACCGCGTGCGCGTCGAACGCAAGGACGGCGGCAAGACCGGAACGTGGGTGCGTGAGACATGAGAACCGCACGCGTCATCGCTGCCTCGAACCGTGCTGCCGCGGGGGTGTACGAGGACAGGACCGGGCCCGTCATCGTCTCGTGGCTGCGCGAACGCGGCTACGACGTGCCGGAACCCCGCGTCGTCGGAGAC
Coding sequences within it:
- the moaC gene encoding cyclic pyranopterin monophosphate synthase MoaC: MAQDELSHVDRDGAARMVDVSEKQATARTAVATGVVRTTRDVMALLRRDGLPKGDALATARLAGIMAAKRTPDLVPLCHPIALSGVTVELEPGEDNVTITATVRTTDRTGVEMEALTAVTGAGLALHDMIKAVDPAAVLDRVRVERKDGGKTGTWVRET